ACCATTCGCCATTTGAGCCTCCAAGTCAGAACAACCTTCCCCCGCATTAGCCCCATTCGCCATTTGTACCTCCAATTCAGGCCCGTTACCTGCATTAGCCCCCTTCTCCATTTGCCCTTCGAATTCAGACCCGCCACCCACATTAGCCTCATTGACCACTGCAATGTGATCAGCTTCCAAGTCGGCAGCTTCCATGGGAACATTCAATCTAATAGCCCAAGTAATAAACGGAGGTCCTAACAACGCCAAAGCTTCCTTTACATAAACAGCAACCGATCTCAGCGCATCATTCCTCGTGTTCATCCTCGACAACTTCTTCGACACTCTCAAATCCCAAACCCCTGCCTCGATATCCTCCATTCGATGCCTCAACTCCGTAGATACCAACTGGCTCCTCCCAGACCGCTCCAAAACCCCAACCCTCCCTCTCCAAATCCGATCCACGGCCTCCAAGTACTTCCCACTAGGCTTTCCCATAAAACCCACTAAGAACTTGACCGTACACTCAGTGGCCACGGAGCAGTAGGCCGCTTTCATGGATTCCGTGGTGGCAATGCCTTCTCTGATATCCAAATCCTCGATCATTTCAAGCGTTTCGAGGATCGTTTCGGAGACCGAAGCTTCGTAGACTTCGCACTCGATCGTCCGGAGGAGTACGGTCTTCTTCAAGCGATAGTCTTGGTCCGAGAAGGGTGCGACTGCGAGGAGCCTCTTGGCAATGCAATCCTTCTCGCGGTCCCGAAGAAGGAGCTCGATGACCCACCGGGAAACGTCGACGTCTGGGTCCATTGAATATGGCAATCGAAAGCCTAATTCTGCGAGAAGGGTAGAAAATTGAATGTCAGAGATTGAAAAGTGAAGATCTTGAACCGCGCAGATTTTGCCTATTTGGAAAATTTGAGTTCTTGATGCAAAATTGGGAGCGCCAAAAAGGATTTAGGGTTTGAAGTTTGAAAGGGCTGGGAATTGATCATCAAAAAGACGATTGTCCACGCCctaatattttgaatttggggCTATTTGTGAGGATGGTAGACGAATGTTACTGTCTATAATCTGCTGTTGATTGGAGCTAGAATTTGGGCCTTTTAACTTAATTTGGGCttctttgatgatttttttttaatataaaaatcttTTTATCTTTCAATTATCCTAATATGCAAATTATTTTTAGCACTACAAAGTAGTCATTGCCAAGGTTGCTCTTTCTTATATTTGTTTAATAGCCAAGCTTTGTGTATGTATTACAAAATATTGTTCAATTGTCATGAAATCTAATTTTCGATCATGACCATGCATTCCGTTTTGCATTTTTAATGGTTCTGATCGATTGTCTAGCACAATAAGAACACCTTtaaaaaacattcaatttgtcTTGTCACTTTTTAATAGATGAGGCAACAAATAAGATAACTTTGCCTTGAGAGGTTTGATAAGGCAAAATTTGATAACATTAGCCCAGGCGTTTCCATATCACTTGAAATGATAAGTTTGTAGTGTGGCATATAAAGAAAGGTTATGTGTCACATAAACTATCAATGATGATTCGAAACATATAACCTTATGTGTAACAGTAAATGATATCAttaacaattgaaataagtaGTTAATAGACGATGAGACATTacttttaccaaacacttttttgTTGCttagcttaaaaaaaaagcagttttttatataaaaaaaaaaatatcaaagggGCCTAAGTTTCTTCATAAATATTCCGTATCTCAATGCAAAGTGACACGCAGTAACCATACCATCTtatcgagagatttttcaatattttcgtCACACGAATTGATACACTACGTTTCCttatataaattgtgaattatgtgtgttaaaaggttaataacttaaaaattaaaagtttctaccatttacataaaaacacggtATTCCTGTgacaactaaaaattttccAGTCTTACCAGACTGACAAgcccaacaaaattgcaattgAAACCCTAGGAGGAATGTGCATGGACTCATATATTGTAGGCCCCAAACGAATAAATTCCAAAGGAGTAAATTCCAACCCCGTCCTGAATTTGCATCGTCCTCCTCGTCCTCCTGCCAGCTGCTCCAGGACCCCTACTGAGTGTCAAGACCCCATAGCAGCAGAGAGAACTGGGAGAGTAACCTCCAGTCGACtctgaactctctctctctgtcaatGGCTCGCTGCACTTTCAAATCGGACGATATCATAATAAAGTCGCCGAATGACAGACGATTATACAGATTAATCAAGCTCGAGAATGGCCTCTCGGCATTGCTCGTTCACGATCCTGAGATTTACCCACAAGGGCCGCCTGATCACTCCAAATCCGTCGAACACAGTGAGgctgaagaggaagaagaggacgAAGATATGGACGACGGGGACGGAGATGAGGGGGAAGACAGTGAAGGAGAAGAGGATGAAGAGGACGATGACGAAGAAGGCGGAGATGGTGAActgaagaagaaggggaagggtgGAGACTCTCAGACTAAGAAGGTTGGTCTTTTATTTTACATTGAAACTGTGAAATGCCCATCTCGCATTCAAgtttatttgatttaattttattgaaaactgaaaacccaGTTGGAGAAACTTGGTAAGTTGGCATTACAAAGATGGGAAATTGATTTTAGGTTGGAAAACAATATGCATTTTTGGTTGAATGATTGATACCCGATTACAGGAACTTCAAGATTTAAACTATTACTTGGTTACATACTGCTTCAAGTTTCCAccaccatcttttttttttttctgataatCTATTAGCTATCGAACTTTCGTACCTTCGTacaaattttcatttaaaatgaTAATGAAGCTTTGATAGCATAATTCCAAGTGGAACCAATGTTGGGTACTGGTTGTCTTCGAGTAAAACCTTTGAAATTGTTTTTGGTCATGCTGTTTGCATGTCCGATTACTGCACTGATATTCTACTTTAATGATTGGGATGACGTTTACTCAGCTCAGTTAACAgaatttgatttatgtgaagatGTTTGATTGTATTTGCAGGCAGcagcagcaatgtgtgtgggaaTAGGCAGCTTCTCCGACCCTTTTGAGGCACAAGGGCTTGCACACTTTCTAGGTTTTTGTTACACATGCTTACATGGTTCATGGAAGGGCGTACTAGTGAGTGTTGTGGCAAGCATAACTAACAAATTGAATGTTTTGCAGAACACATGCTTTTCATGGGGAGTACAGAGTTTCCAGATGAAAATGAGGTCAGTTTGTACTTTGTACACCGAGCATTTTTTCTGTTTTGGGGTGCTAGTTATCTTCGTTTTTATTTGCAAGTCATTGGGAGATGTACATGATCCCTTGTGCTATTCATCATAAATGAGGTGTACTTACTGTATGTGAAAATAATTAAGCCGCATGAATTTTCCCTCCATATAGATTATAGATGGTAATCtcactatttatatttattcgTCCTCAAGCAACACCATCAGCCTGCTTAGTTCTGTTTCTTATGAAAAAAAACATCACCAGCTTGCTTGTTCTATGTATACGTGAGTGGGATGATTTGTTGTTCTTTTGCTGCGCACCTGCTTGCAGATGGGTCAGGCTGTATGGAACACTAATTCAGCGTATGATAGTGTCATTTTCGAAcattaatttacttatttttttgACTTATACCTTATGGGAATGGATGCCATTTCAGATTTATTGTAGTAATTGTTTATGGTAGTTTTATCTGCATTTCTGCTCATTGTTTAATAGTAAAATAGATATTTAAAAGTAATCTATTTTACTTGCTACAACATTTCCTAAAAATTTCACTCAAGTTAAATAGGAGAAGTCTGTATTTGTGGCCACTCGTTTTGACTTTTATTTTTGCTAGTATGATAGTTACTTGTCCAAGCATGGAGGTTCATCAAATGCATACACAGAAGCAGAGCATACCTGCTACCATTTTGAAGTGAAGCCAGAGTTTCTTAAGGGTGCCTTGAGAAGGTGTACTATGAGCTCTTCTTGCTTTGAATATTTATAACCTGAAGTCCTTGGTATTGAGTATGTATTTTGGTCATAATTTGATTCCATCTGTCAATGAAAAAATGCTGTAGGTTTTATTGATGCTTCCTGCATTGACATTGAATCTTGTATTGCCTCAGCAGTTGTAGTTGAAAATGTTTTATGATTGTCATACTTATGTctcaaaagaatcaaaacataATATGGCTGTAGGAAGTGTAGGTTAAATCATTAGATCACGTgtcgtttatttattttttattattttctgaaTGCATGTTAATGATATTACCTACTGGTCACAACCATATAAAAATGCTGGTATGGAAGTGATGTTCTCCAATTAATAAGGTCCAACAGTACGTTCCCTTTGGTTCCTCAGTATCTAGCTTGCCACAATTATTTCACAGGATAAAAAATGTTCATAAATAGTTGTCAAATTAATATGCATGGTAAAATTTTCTGTGCTCAATAGGTTCCAATTGCAATATATTTAGCTAATAGCATGCACTTGACCCTTTGTATGGAATACTCTAGTTATATTTTTCTCATTCAAAATTGCTGTTTCAGAAACCTGGTTTGTATTCATTTGGCTCTTTATTTTTGTCAGATTTTCTCAGTTCTTTGTTTCACCTCTAGTGAAAATTGAAGCGATGGAGCGAGAGGTACAGGCTATAGATTCAGGTGCATGCATGTCTTACCTGTGCTTCTTGATTCCATTTTTCCTTTCAAAAATATCCAGCTTTTTTTTTACAGTAATGCTCAATGCAAATGTTCTAATGCTGAATGGTATTCTTTGTTGTTAATGAAAATGGAATGCAGAATTTAACCAGGTTCTGCAGAATGATTCTTGCCGCCTTGAACAAATTCAGTGTCATACAGCCGCACCCGGTCACCCATTTAATAGATTCTGTTGGGGTAAAACTTTAATCCATTGTGCAAACttgtccctctctctctctctctctctctctctctctctctctaaaaatgtatttttgtacattttttttatgtctGCTTGAAAGGAAATAAGAAGAGCTTGGTTGATGCAATGGAAAAAGGGATCAACTTGCGAGAACAAATACTAAAGTTGTACAAGGATTATTACCATGGTGGACTGATGAAGCTAGTTGTCATTggtggaggtgaaaattttcctttcttttcctattttcttttgctctttgtttatttttttctttgactATTGTTTATTTGGGGATGAATGTTAGTTAAAAGAGCTACCAATTTTTATATCAGGCACAACACACGGCGTGCTTGAATGGAAATAATGGAACATTTTCAATTTGACTTTGTGGatttcaatcacattactaaTCTACTTAGGGTTTCTGTTCTGTGGATGATTGTTCTTTGAAGTGGTAGGGGTTGATACTAGTGTTCACTATTAGTCTATTACACAATAGAATATTTGTGtatcaaataaaaaaccatcCATGTGATCCTGTCCAATCATTTATGCGTACGATTAGCCAACCAAGTAGAATAATATATTTCATGTTAATATTAATAGTTCTAATTGCTGCAGAATCTCTTGATGTACTTGAGGATTGGGTTGTGGAATTGTATGGTAATGTCAAGAAAGGCCCCCAAGTAAAACTGGAGTTTAAGGCAGAAGGTCCTATCTGGAAAGTTGGCAAACTATACAGGCTAGAGGCTGTTAGAGATGTTAACATACTCAACCTTACATGGACATTTCCATGTCTTCATCAAGACTATTTGAAGAAACCAGAAGATTATTTAGCTCATCTACTTGGACATGGTAAGATGATTCATTATTACCTAATCTGATGTTGATTATTATTCCTCTGCAGAGAACAAAAATTTCTTTAGCAGAAAAAAAAGGACGTTAATTTagattttttctattttttagtaAAAGCAGCATTTACAAATTCCTAAAGTAGACGTCTCTAGAAACTTTGATAGTAAGatctagttttattttgttcGAAGGGAGCCCGAATCCTTCAGTTCCATCTGTCACTTTGCATCTCACTGATATTTTTTTCGCCTTGGAATGGTATCTGACGGTGTCATTGCTTTTCTGCATTAGATtttgttgcttttacttttcaGGTACAttacatgttatttattatatcTCACAATGGGTTTAGTCATCTAAGTTGTTTGGCCACCTATGCAATCATGAAGTGAGCTTAAATTCTGAGAACTAAGTTATGGGTTTTTCAGAGGGCCGGGGAAGTTTGCATTTTTACCTCAAAACCAGAGGGTGGGCAACATCTTTGTCTGCTGGTGTTGGGGACGAGGGGATGCACCGATCTTCTGTGGCTTATGTCTTCCGCATGTCCATACACCTCACTGACTCTGGATTGGAAAAGGTAGCATTTCAACTTATCCCTTTAGAGAATCTTTTGGTACAAGAAAAAAATTCACAGATTCATAGTTCTATGTGCGCAGTTACTGTAAACATCAGTAACTGTGGAGCAAAGTTTGCTTTTTCTTTATTACTTATTTCTTTATTAAGGTATCCACGGAAGTCTCATTCTTTCCTGTTCTTCTacttgtggctacttctagcaTTTATCCTCATTTGTTAAGTGTGATGCTTATCTTGCAGATTTCCGAAATAATTTGCTATGTCTACCAATACATTAAGTTACTGCATCAAGTGTCTCCACAAGAATGGATATTTAGGGAACTTCAGGATATTGGGAATATGGATTTTAGATTTGCAGAGGAGCAGCCCCAAGATGATTATGCTGCAGAACTTGCAGGTTTTCAAAATtgcacatcttaccttggtcaTGTTTTACCTAACTGAAAGTATCCCTACTTCATAAAAGATTCTTTATGATATctatattttgtgtttttttagtCAAAAGGATATCTCCAAATTCATGAGTCTATTTAACATTGTGAAATCTTATTGTTGCAGAAAATTTGCTACTGTATCCAGCAGAGAACGTTATTTATGGGGACTATGTATACAAAATTTGGGACGCGGAATTGATAAAGTCTGTTCTTGGTTTCTTCACACCAGAAAACATGAGGGTTGATGTggtatcaaagtcctcaattaAGTCGAAAGGTAACTCACATATGCCCctttatgtaaaaaaataaagtagAAGAAAAAACCTAGAAAGAGAGTCTTGTTTCCATTTTGCAGTATTTATTTATGACTATGAATGTAACCATAAGTTTTATTTGTCCCATTTTAAATGTGTGAATTTTGACGTGCGATCTGTTCTTTCTAACTGTTTCAGATTTCCATTGCGAGCCTTGGTTTGGGTCGCATTATACTGAGGAAGATATATCTCCATCTTTGATGGATATGTGGAAGAATCCCCCAGAAATTGATGACTCATTGTATCTCCCTTCAAAGAATGAGTTCATTCCTAGTGATTTTTCCATCCGCTCTGATAACTTGTGCCTTGATCCTGCAAATATATCTTATCCAAGATGTGTAATTGATGAACCATTAATAAAGTTCTGGTACAAGCTCGATGATTCATTTAAACTTCCGCGGGCAAATACATACTTCCGCATCAATCTGAAGGGTGGATATGCTAATCTGAAAAGTTGTGTTTTGACTGAACTATATATTCTCCTTCTTAAGGATGAGCTGAATGAGATTGTGTACCAGGTTCATGTCTTGTcctttataactaaatattttGTGCTTCCATTTAGATAGCTGATAACTCTTTTGTACTCGAATACATTTTAGGAAACACTGGTTGCATTAAGTTTATTTAGAATATATCTGCAGTCTCTGTCTAACTTTGTTCGGTTAGAGGGACTTGGATGTTATAGTGGCTTATGATAAAGAAGAGAAAATTGGTTTAATTAATTGTCCAAACAAAGtatattcttttaatttttcattataTAAATACAAATGTTATTTCTTATCCATATTTCCCTCATTTTAATATTCTTGTAAAAATATGAACTTATGCTGCAATGTAGTTATTTAGTTAATGCTGTATTTCATGAATATAGGTCTTTTTGACCTCAGTGACATACCGACTTATTTTTTCATATCAAACATGCTTCTGAAATGTCTACATGAGAATAACCTTTGTTCTGTGCGTGCAGGCCATTGTTGCCAAGCTGGAAACTTCTGTCTCTGTGTTCAGTGACAAACTGGAGCTGAAGGTCTATGGATTTAACGATAAACTTCCAGCTCTCTTGTCAAAAGTGTTGGCAACTGCCAAAAGTTTCATGCCAACAGATGATCGTTTTAAGGTACATGTGTTGCCTTTTGTTTCCATCACTCGACTTTATGTCTGGTTTAAGTTTGATTTTGCATACCttgcttgtttcttttggttTGTCTATTGCTAATTGACACTTTAACAGGTCGTTAAAGAAGATATGAAGCGAAGGTTAAAGAACACCAATATGAAACCTCTGAGTCACTCATCATACTTAAGACTGCAAGTTCTGTGTCAAATTTTTTATGATGCAGATGAGAAGTTGCATGTTTTGGATGAATTGTCTGTTTCTGATTTGAAGTCGTTCATTCCTGCGCTTTGTTCCCAGGTACACTACACAAATGAACCTATATTTGTTATAGGTTACTGCTGTCAATTCGTGAAACTCAAGTTCTTAACATCATCCTCCTGCCGGGTCTATTTTCATGAGAAATCCATGCGGTTCAGGCTTCTTCACCTCATATTCTCACTTTGACATGTAACTTGATAAGTGCAGAGTAGTATGTTCTAGTGAGAGAATTTGAGAGTTGCTGCCATATGTGAACCCAATAATTAATTTgacttttctttaaaaataattttttatatttgatattagaattattctttttttttttttttttttttgtccaggCTCATAGAATTAGTTTAATTAAGGCATTTGCTTCAGCTTACCCTCCCCTTAACATGTGCAGCTATACATTGAGGGCCTTTGCCATGGAAATTTGTTAGAAGATGAAGCAATTACCCTGTCAAAtatattcaaattgaatttttcTGTACCACCACTGCCTATTGAATTGAGGCATAAAGAGCATGTTATTTGTCTTCCTCCTGGTGCTAACCTGATTAGGGATTCCAGCGTGAAGAATAAGTCGGAAACGAACTCTGTGATTGAGGTAACTCAAAATGGAACATTTTCATTTCAGTTTTCCCTATATGAAGATGTACTTTCTTTGTCTTATACGTTGATACTTCCCTTGGTTGTGGTTTCATATTGCAGCTGTATTTTCAAGTTGAGCAAGAAGCAGGGATTGAGTCAATCCGATTGAAAACATTGATAGATCTTTTTGATGAaattgtggaggaaccacttTTCAATCAACTAAGGTGATTTTATTTGAGGCTGATACTTTTAATTACATACTGGCTAGCAAAAGAATCTGGGATCTGATAAGAATATATTCTAATATATTTGAATATATGTCCATATAATTGTCTGCTAT
This window of the Malus domestica chromosome 03, GDT2T_hap1 genome carries:
- the LOC103418044 gene encoding nardilysin-like isoform X1 codes for the protein MARCTFKSDDIIIKSPNDRRLYRLIKLENGLSALLVHDPEIYPQGPPDHSKSVEHSEAEEEEEDEDMDDGDGDEGEDSEGEEDEEDDDEEGGDGELKKKGKGGDSQTKKAAAAMCVGIGSFSDPFEAQGLAHFLEHMLFMGSTEFPDENEYDSYLSKHGGSSNAYTEAEHTCYHFEVKPEFLKGALRRFSQFFVSPLVKIEAMEREVQAIDSEFNQVLQNDSCRLEQIQCHTAAPGHPFNRFCWGNKKSLVDAMEKGINLREQILKLYKDYYHGGLMKLVVIGGESLDVLEDWVVELYGNVKKGPQVKLEFKAEGPIWKVGKLYRLEAVRDVNILNLTWTFPCLHQDYLKKPEDYLAHLLGHEGRGSLHFYLKTRGWATSLSAGVGDEGMHRSSVAYVFRMSIHLTDSGLEKISEIICYVYQYIKLLHQVSPQEWIFRELQDIGNMDFRFAEEQPQDDYAAELAENLLLYPAENVIYGDYVYKIWDAELIKSVLGFFTPENMRVDVVSKSSIKSKDFHCEPWFGSHYTEEDISPSLMDMWKNPPEIDDSLYLPSKNEFIPSDFSIRSDNLCLDPANISYPRCVIDEPLIKFWYKLDDSFKLPRANTYFRINLKGGYANLKSCVLTELYILLLKDELNEIVYQAIVAKLETSVSVFSDKLELKVYGFNDKLPALLSKVLATAKSFMPTDDRFKVVKEDMKRRLKNTNMKPLSHSSYLRLQVLCQIFYDADEKLHVLDELSVSDLKSFIPALCSQLYIEGLCHGNLLEDEAITLSNIFKLNFSVPPLPIELRHKEHVICLPPGANLIRDSSVKNKSETNSVIELYFQVEQEAGIESIRLKTLIDLFDEIVEEPLFNQLRTKEQLGYVVECGPRVTYRVYGFCFCVQSSEYDPIYLQGRIDNFINGLEELLDGIDDDSFDNYKSGLLAKLLEKDPSLTYETNRFWNQIIDQRYMFDQSKREAEELGSIQKKDVIDWYKTYLQQSSPKCRRLAIRVWGCNTDPREAEPQPKSIQPIEDPATFKKSSKFYPSLC
- the LOC103418044 gene encoding nardilysin-like isoform X2, translating into MKMSYLSKHGGSSNAYTEAEHTCYHFEVKPEFLKGALRRFSQFFVSPLVKIEAMEREVQAIDSEFNQVLQNDSCRLEQIQCHTAAPGHPFNRFCWGNKKSLVDAMEKGINLREQILKLYKDYYHGGLMKLVVIGGESLDVLEDWVVELYGNVKKGPQVKLEFKAEGPIWKVGKLYRLEAVRDVNILNLTWTFPCLHQDYLKKPEDYLAHLLGHEGRGSLHFYLKTRGWATSLSAGVGDEGMHRSSVAYVFRMSIHLTDSGLEKISEIICYVYQYIKLLHQVSPQEWIFRELQDIGNMDFRFAEEQPQDDYAAELAENLLLYPAENVIYGDYVYKIWDAELIKSVLGFFTPENMRVDVVSKSSIKSKDFHCEPWFGSHYTEEDISPSLMDMWKNPPEIDDSLYLPSKNEFIPSDFSIRSDNLCLDPANISYPRCVIDEPLIKFWYKLDDSFKLPRANTYFRINLKGGYANLKSCVLTELYILLLKDELNEIVYQAIVAKLETSVSVFSDKLELKVYGFNDKLPALLSKVLATAKSFMPTDDRFKVVKEDMKRRLKNTNMKPLSHSSYLRLQVLCQIFYDADEKLHVLDELSVSDLKSFIPALCSQLYIEGLCHGNLLEDEAITLSNIFKLNFSVPPLPIELRHKEHVICLPPGANLIRDSSVKNKSETNSVIELYFQVEQEAGIESIRLKTLIDLFDEIVEEPLFNQLRTKEQLGYVVECGPRVTYRVYGFCFCVQSSEYDPIYLQGRIDNFINGLEELLDGIDDDSFDNYKSGLLAKLLEKDPSLTYETNRFWNQIIDQRYMFDQSKREAEELGSIQKKDVIDWYKTYLQQSSPKCRRLAIRVWGCNTDPREAEPQPKSIQPIEDPATFKKSSKFYPSLC